The Rhopalosiphum maidis isolate BTI-1 chromosome 1, ASM367621v3, whole genome shotgun sequence genome has a segment encoding these proteins:
- the LOC113560537 gene encoding zinc finger BED domain-containing protein 5-like, which translates to MASCCSRDDQQQNWIKDPFTTGLPSELTKTEQEQLIDLYSDSVSKSKFVSLFLPEFWIAMKKQYPIVANKAIRTLIPFASSYLCETGFSALAVIKSKYRAKLNAEKEMRIALSKFTPRFDDIMQQKQAQPSH; encoded by the exons ATGGCGAGCTGCTGTTCACGG GACGATCAACAACAAAATTGGATTAAAGATCCTTTTACTACTGGTCTACCGTCAGAACTAACAAAAACTGAACAAGAACAACTGATAGACTTGTACTCAGATTCAGTatcaaaatccaaatttgtCTCATTGTTTTTACCAGAATTTTGGATAGCTATGAAGAAGCAATATCCGATCGTAGCCAATAAGGCTATCAGGACTTTGATTCCATTTGCTTCTTCATACTTATGTGAAACGGGTTTTTCGGCCTTAGCAGTTATCAAAAGTAAATACAGAGCAAAACTAAATGCTGAAAAGGAAATGAGAATCGCACTATCAAAATTTACCCCACGATTTGATGATATAATGCAACAAAAACAAGCACAGCCGtcccattaa